agacagacctcagtatgtgcgtctcgggaactgcaggtctgacattgtggtcagcaacacaggagcgccacacaagggactgtactttctccggtcctgttcagcctatatacattggacttccaatacaactcctgccatgtgcaaaagttcgctgacgacactgctatcgtgggctgtatcaggaatgggctggaggaggagtatagggacctaatcaatgactttgttaaatggtgcgactcaaaccacctacacttgaacaccagcaaaaccaaggagctggtagtggattttaggaggatcaggcccctcatggaccccgtgatcatcagaggtgactgtgtgcagatggtgcagacctgtaaatacctgggagtgctgctggatgataaactggactggactgccaatactgatgctctgtgtaagaaaggacagagccagttatacttccttagacgattggcgtctttcaacatctgcaataagatgctgcagatgttctatcagacagttatggcgagtgccctcttctacgcagtggtgtgctggggaggcagcataaagaagagggacacctcacgcctggacaaactggtgaggaaggcaggctctattgtaggcatggagctggacagcttgacatctgtggcagagcgacgggcgctcagcaggctcctatcaattatggagaatccactgcatccactaaacagtgtcatctccagacagaagagcagcttcagtgacagactgctgtcaccgtcctgctccactgacagactgaggagattgttcctcccccacactatgcgactctttaattccacccgggggggtaaacattaacattatacaaagttactgtctgttatacctgcattgttatcactctttaattcaatattgtttctttatcagtttgctgctgctggagtatgtgaatttccccttgggattaatacagtatctatctatctatctatctatctatctatctatctatctatctatctatctatctgtctgtctgtctgtctgtctgtctgtctgtctgtctgtctgtctgtctgtctgtctgtctgtctgtctgtctgaaactTCAgatatttagtttggtttgctctttattGTTGATATGTGTGTTATCACCACGTGTAGATCATaagagctctctgaggccttcagGAAGAAGGTGATAAATGCCCAACAGCCTGGAAAGGAATTGAAAAAGATCTCCAAATAAGTGGAAATTAACTATTGCTCAGTTCAGAAATCATTTACAAGTAgcgaagatttcaaacaactgctagTAAGTTCACCCTGGGAGAAaaacacaagatgctgaaagaggTCTTTAAGAAGCTCAGAATTATACCTCTTGACCTACAGTAGCTCTTGCTGCTATTGATTTCAAAGTGCAcaagtctaccattagaaagaggctgcacaaatgAGATCTACATGGCAGGATTGTCAGGAGGAAACCTTTGCTGCCCAGAAAGAATAACAGGAGAAGACTAAAGGCAGGCAATGAACAGCAATGCAAAGACCAGGACTTCAgtaacaatgtgctctggacagactCTGCCAAGACGAGTATTTGATCACAGCACCAGAAGGTATGTTTGGTGAAACttaaagacagcatttgaccagaatGAGCCGATTCCAGATGCTAaccatggtggtggaaatgttgtaATTTGGGGCTGCTTTGTTGTAACAGGGTCCTGAGCAGCTTACCATCACAGCATCCACAATGAATTCTACATTGTGTTGGGGGTGTTTGAAGATATTGTGAGACCATCTGTGAGAAGATCGAGGCTCAAATGAAAGTGGgccttgcaacatgacaatgaccctaaatgtACTGGTCAATCCACCATGGAATgtccaaaaagaaagaaacagagggtTCTGAAATTAGCAAAGTCAAAGCTCAACTCTGAATctgattgagatgctgtggagGAATATGAAACAGCCTGTGCATGCAGGACAGCCCTCCATCATCACACAGCTTCAAGAATTCGGTTACTATTAACgaatttggctgacacttttatctgAGGTGACTTACAATACTTGAGGTAcaatcagttacatttctttagtttttccagttagagcccaggcaggtgaagtgacgtgTTTCTAGTCACTCAGTGTCAGTAGGGGGATTTGAGCTCACAACCTCAGGGGTTTGAAGTACAAGGCCTTAactactgcaccacactgcctgcatggACGAGCGGGGATAAACATTCTCTCAGCTGAGGCCAGAGATTACTAGGTAGTTACCGGGCATGGCTGCATGAGGGGCAATgccagctattagagccaagaGTGGACTTACTTTTTTCATAGACGCAAATGGCATACCCATTAATTTTCCAGGGAATAAATTATCACAAGGTCAAATTTCACCGTAATTGAAAGATATtacttaaatgaagatcaaattttGATATGTTGACGTATgttgaagattacttgtgttctgttctgtgtattgtattgtattgacccccttctctttgacacccactgtacgcccaacctacctggcaaagggtctctttttgaactgcctttcccaaggtttcttccatttttttccctacaagggtttttttttttgggagtttttctttgtcttcttagagagtcaaagctggggggctgtcaagaggcagggcctgttaaagcccattgaggcacttcttgtgtgattttgggctatacaaaaataaattgtattatattgtgtgTTAAAAAACAAACCATGTCAgggggtgtttttattttttgacattactgtatatataaattgtgaAGCTAATCACATAAATTGAAAGCAGAgttttttattatgtacaattACACATATACTGCAATCATACAGATTGTTTTATTATAGGATttttatgaaaggtgctatataatgggATTACAGTAATTTGATGTTTAGTTCAAACTTTCTGAAAGATTTTTCTCTAAGTGGTGACATTTACATTCTACatgatttatttacattataaaaaGTGAGAAATACAACTGTATATTGACTGGACTGTTATATAATTTCAGAAAAGGAGCTATATTAATTGATTACACTACCCAAAGTCTCATATCATAAATGGAAAGcaatttaaagttttttattttcaattatttttcctgaagtaataataataataattaatgaaaataataactaAGATATGTTAGATGGAAGATCTTACTAAAGGTGAAACTACAGGGTGACAGTAGAACATTAAGTGGTTTGACAAATAAGAGGCGGCCATTCAgttctctgaggctaaggatctgtgctggtatcctgaaggttgctggttcgaatccccatcactgcctaaatgtaatgaataattattattattaaaagagatcctactctgctgggcccttgagcaagacccttaacctgtaattgctccaggggcgctgtacaatggctgaccctgcgctctgaccccaaggggtatgcgaaaactaacaaattcccaatacaagaaactgtaaaaggtgaaataaagaataaaataaaaataaagttcatCTGGTGAGCTAATAGCTAatttgtcccaatatctcatccaagtATTTTAAAAGTTTCCTCTTCAACTTGTCAAAAGAACgacaaaagagccacaaaaaggtttggggcagcctcccgtatacttgaacccggctgcaaaattggtacATAAATTGTACAGTAgtgtacagactggagtccaaaacagaactgacttggtGAGGTAacgatggtggttttaaagcaaggcggaggaagtgatgtcattggggttaGGACTAGAACCGAAAGTGATGTCCTCCGGGACCGGATGTGACGTCATTAGGGTTGTGACCGGAAGTGGCGTCCTCgggaccagaaatgatgtcatcagggcctgGTGGAATTTCCCAAAActagtctgcagtggaaagatAGAAAGGATTAGCGCATTCTGCCAtcctctggtctggcatggagTACCCCCTCATTTGAGCCTCCCATGCCCACGTATGTGACACTCATTAGTCTTTTCCAGGTTTCCATGGCTCTTTGTGTGAAGGAGTGCTTCCTCGCTTCAGACTTCAATGCACTTCCCTTTAGTTCCCCCCCCCCGTGTCCTCAAGTACACGATTCACCTCAGATGATGGGGCCTACTGGCTGAGACGTTGCCTTGTTATCTTAAGGTGGTCAGTTCATCATTTAGCGAATCATTTCACCTGCCAGCGACAGAACTGCAAAAGTATGAAGATAGTGTTGCCGCACAATGGTTTATAATTTTTATTGGACAGAAATAAATGTgcgtaattaaatgacattataCCACAGAGCAGTCTAATATTTGTGAAAGGCACACGGTAACTGATGATGTTCTTTCCCCACAGCCTATCCATCACAGATATCTGGACCGTGGAGGTAATATCAGAAGATGGAGACTGGCCGCAGGATGCCACTTCCTCGGGAGATGAGTCACAGAGGTCAGAAAGGAAGGAGACGCCACCAATGGAGAACCTGCGTTACTGTGAGCTGTCAGATTCTGCCAAAGGAGTTCTGGTGGCCCTGCTGGTGGGTGGGGTGATAGCAGGCTTCATCCCGATTCTGAGTAAGCTGGCTGAGAGCGTCGAGACTGTTTCTCCTCTGCAAATTCTACTGCTGCGTTGCCTCCTGCACCTGGTGGTGTGTGCATTTCTGCCATGCCACAGAGAGAACCGTACCCTGCTGTGCCTGGGCCCCAGAGTCACCTGGCAACGCAGCATCATCTTTGGATTCATTCAGGTCATTTCAGTCGGCTGCGCCTACACGTCCTTCATAGAAGTCTCTGCGGGTATCGCTGCCACCGTGAGGAAAGGCTCATTCGCCATCTCTTCTACAGTCATGGTCCTCTGCATCGCCCACTCGCACCTTTCTGGCTACACCTACTTTGGGCTCTTTTGCACGTTACTGGGGCTGGTCATCACCACACTCCCCAGCTTTATCCATTCTCACAACAGGATTGACATGAAAGCCATCTTGGGCTACACCTTAGCCTGCTTGGGAGGGACTGCACGCGCGGTTGGCCTGAGTATCTTTCAGTCTTTCACTCACAAGGCCAAATTTAATAGCTCCCTCTTTACCTTTGGGCTGGTGGGGACAATAATCTGTGGGCCTGCCTTGTTCTTCATCCCACTCATCTGGCCCGTCAGGGTCCCGACTTGGCTATGCATGTCGGCTGTTGCCATCCTTGGACTGGTGATCTTCCTGGCCACCAACTATGCTGTCACCAAGATTCACCCCGTCCTGGTGTGTGGCCTGCTGCAGTCTGAGGTGGTGGTGTCCTTCGTGCTGCAGTCCGTCATACTGAAGGAAGCAGTCTCTGTCTCTGAGATCATTGGCAGCTGTGTCATTGTGGTCAGTGTCATACTGCTGATTGTGGAGAGCGTCAGGCATAATACCTTACCAAACAGCATAGAAACACCTGAAAGTTGCCAGGAGGAGAAAGCTGTTTTGCCACCCCCTAGTGAAGGTGACACTTGAGTTTACTTCGTAATGGCTGCTTGAGAATGCCTGTACTGTGAAAGAGCACCCAAAATACAATGACTCTCAGCATGGGCTCCACATCCACGGAGACTGGTGGCATCAGTGGTGCAGGTAAAACTCCTTTATCTATCAAATGAACATGACATCAAGGTCTCATTGTTCATGATGTGGGATTAGGGGCTCGGAcctgcattccaaaaaaaaaccccTTGGACCTAATGATAGTTGTTTCTCCTTTTTTTACACAGTAACATTTAGCAGTTGGTGCAGTTCACTTTATTAACAACTCGAAACACGTGGAGCTATCATGTCTCCTTGCTCTGCCTTCAGCATCACAGGGGGTTTCCAGACAAACCGTACCCACATACAACAGCCATGACTACCCTCTGCTGGTCACACACACATTCTGCAACAAACTGGCTGCACCCCAGGACTGTTTTTAACTTACTTTGAATACTTGGTTAGAATGGTTAGAatatctgaacattttttttaattagttcacATTGTCAAATATTTTCATTGATCTGTCTATCTGGCAGAATCCACATGTCATTCATTTACTGCCAGTTACAAAGTAAGCTTTATTTTTGTGGTCATTCAAGAATTAATTAAAGTACAGATCAGCCAATTAACTAGGATCTGCTTGCGGTATTACGTAAAGCTTTGTTCATTTTACTCCTCCGTTTTTTAATCTCCATGGGTCCAGGATTATAACCATACCATTTATAATAATGATGCTATTGGAAGTGATCATGACATTATTACAGGTATGCAGTGCAGACGTTTCATCCATTTGTTTTCCAAACACACTTATCCAATTCATGATTGCAGGGAGCCAGAACCTCCAGTCAATGAGAAGCATAAAATATGCCAATGTTCTATCATTTTCTGAAACTATTTATCCACTGAAGGGTTTTTAGGTGGGGAGGGTTGGCATCAGGCTGTAAAAATCAAGCCAAAAAATCTACAGGAGAAGTCTAGTCAAAAATGTAGCAACCCCATATAGAAAGGGGAATATCTATGGAAGATGAAGACAGGTTGTCAAAGCGGAATCAAAAGCAGCAGGCACAATAAGCCATATTTGTATGGGGTACCCATATAGTCACATACATATTTACACTGGTCAATTTAAAAGATTATACATCCATTTTTCTGAATCACCTTCTTCTAATACAGGGTACAAGACAATCAGAGCCTATCCTAAGAGCAGTATACAGTAGTAAACAGATGACACAAACATGACGAGAGGGTGTACGGCTTCCATAACATCCCATAAAACAGGTTAGGACCTTCACTAGGgtcggcatggtggtgcagtggtagcgctgctgcctcgcagtaagggggcccaggttcacttcccaggtcctccctgcgtggagtttgcatgttctccccgtgtctgcgtgggtttcctctgggtgcaccggtttcctcccacagtacaaagacatacaggttaggtgcattggcgatcctaaattgtccctggtgtgtgtttggtgtgtgggtgtatcctgtggtaggttggcgccctgcccaggatttgttcctgccttgtgccctgtgctggctgggattggctccagcagacccctgtgaccctatgttagggtatagcgggttgaacGATGACTGACCTTCACTAGTTTTTCCAGATTTgtcctcaccccaggcagccagcccCAACCACCACAGGCAGGCTTCGACCTGCACAGGcctaaatttcaaaataaattttacaaaaatacccTTCCAGAGTGAGGAAATGTACAACTTCTGTCTAATTAAACCCATTTCATATGAAACCTTTATATATTAGAgtgtatttatttggatttaatcCAAAGAATAAGAATATGGCaaaaagaggagaagaagaaggcgaAAAGGGTTTGCCAAAAAAGACAACCCAGAGAAAACAAGTCCCAAATGTAAACCAATAATTGAAtgccaaaaacagaagcaataaaTCCAAAACCAGAGCGCTCTGCAGGTGTTAATAAACATCTGAATGCCCAACTTCCCAGTCTCAGATATAAAGGCGAAAACTGGTCCTCCATTAGTGACGTCAGGGTGGCCCCACTTCTTGAGGGTTctacacacaaaacacaaggaacaaaaATACACCTAAATACATTACATGCAGTACATAAGAACTaaataattagcaataacatcATGGAAactacatgaaaacatgaaaaaacagcAATGAAAGGAAAATTCACATAAATCCTGAGTGCAACATACACATAGGGCAGGAAACAGCCTTGGACAGCATACAAGTCCATCACACACTCATCCACACTGGACAGTGTGGTGACTGACAAGAACGTGAAGCGAAGTCCTCACAGACAATTTATTAGTCAAAGATCTGTGAGGACTTTCCTTAGGAGTTAAACAGAAGAATACTCGCATCGCACAAAGCTCGCTATAATAAATGTAAGGAAGAGAATTAAGTTAAATCACGACCAAAATCTAAAtacttgtttcttttattttaatggaatTCAAAGACTATTTGGTGTACACGTCTATATTTTATAGCATGATGGCGATGATTTAATGATTTTATCATATCCTCTGCAATGCGCAGAGCTCTTATGAACCAAACTCCTGAATGGTGGCATCCACAAGAATTACTTGACCAAATGTCAATCCTCGTGAATAAGCACACAATGTTgacagaatgattaaaaatataaacagaaaataaacacatgttaataataaattcCTGAGAGGCTGATTTTTAGTAAACAAATAACCTAACCTGTTCTCTGCACAGACTGTGGCTGGGCCAAAATTGAAGTCTTCTTGTATTTTTAACCAGAAATAAATTTGTTGAAAATAGTATAACATGATTGCTGCAGGTAGAAATAGTTACTCTAGTGGTGTCCTACATGTAATATTTGACAGAAAACATGGTGTAGTGGGTAGGGAATTGAACTGCACACTGTAAGACTGTTGTCAGAGATCATCTGGCATTGAAAACAAGACATGTATATAAATTGAAGGAAAGTCTGAAAACCGCTCATGGTGTAAATACACATCTATTTAACCTGTGACTAAGACTCCATTATGCAACCTCCTGCTATATAAATTGTTCTGTCGCAGCAGAGGATATTTTAGTTTAGGATCACGAGATGAAGGAAGGTCAAAAATACAAGCAAGGGTCTTTACTAAAAAGGCAAACCAATACTTTGCCAAACTGTAAACGCTTCCGAAGatttgaaatacaaaacaaatgttcAAAAGCTGTTAGAAGAAACTACACAAGAACTGCACATAAAAACGTTAAGAGAATCCTAAAATGGATGCTTAAACAGCAGATAAATATGACTATTTATAGGGTCCCCCTGATGACGTCATACAAAGAGCATGTTCGGGTAATTCAACGGCCAACGTGAAAATCTTGAAATGGTGCTGGCCATCGATTTTCAAGATGGCATCATGGAAAAACGGTAAAAATGAATGGCTTCCTCAGGAAATGATATACTAAAAACTGTCAAAATCAAATTCCTTGGTTTCAGAAACCATATTAGCTCCAAAAAAATCCCCGgaaaaggagcaaataaattAGTGAAATGCAGCAATCATAACACCAATCAGTTTGTACTAATAACTTGTTAATAGCGTTACTGATTGTTTGTAGGTCAGTTACAGGTAGTTCATGTTTATATGAATTACTTATTTACTACTTATTTATTCCTATTGTTTATACTGTAAATTTGTAGCTGCTATGTTGTGGTACCACATTTTTGTAAAGTCTTTGCACCAGTGGGACTGGaaggaaacattttttattgaacAGTAAGGTAATAAGAAGGGGAAAGGGGTCCCTGTCCTGGTGCCAAATTTGTAGCATTGACAAATAAATTACCTTCTTTTGTTTGTCTGTCCCACACATtcactctattataaaagaaaatcttgagacgagactattgccaagagattttttcaagtctcaccctcctctcaaccatttcaggttaacggcccacacccacggtcctctcacctctcattcgtgtgaatgcttttgtcacacACAGTTTTTGCACTCTTagctcttacaaatttttacgttttcctcactttaagttcccaataaaagaagacttattaagtccaaatcttattgaagaatttcatcccgaagggttatcaacagaagaaatgagtacacgggcaatcctagcacagagaaacgatgaagtcaaacgaattaacatgaaaattgtcgatcggttacacaacAAATTGGTAAagtgcgtatcaatagactaagctgaaagagttggtggtgatggtgcggaagatcaaaacatcaacttacaatatcacatagaatatctacaaccgttaacaccgtctggtcttccaccggccgaattactgtcgaaagaaggatgtatcataatgtgtaatttatgtctgagtgatgggctatgcaattggacaagatcaaaattggtcgaacaattctgacatgtaaaattttaacaggagacaagaaaggtaatgtagtacatcttccgcggataacattagacactaaaggagatcttgatatgccattcgtattaaaatgtttacagtttcccgttagaatagcttttgctatgacaattaacaaatcacagggacaaacattcttatttattagagagaaagaaatgatattcactcacaggcagttatatgttgcattgccACGATGTAAGtctaaacacagaatcaaaattcaatgcgatattgacgaaaagttaattacaaatattgtttttactgatgttttacagtaaaagtgtaaatttaaaaagtatttgcgtgttaatttcatagccaaacagaacaaaaacgtacaaggcaacaaatacctctaacgcaacatgaaacataattttcttttttatattattacgttttactattttttactatggttaattacttgctataatgtaaaatagttagttctattatgcatatgtaagaattcccatgaaaataacaatctgtttaaattgtacatccgcttccccatacgtgaaCGGAAGATCTGCGAAGTGGCTAGTGTGTAGCGCCCGCCCCGGGGTTGGCAAACGCAGTGAgctgggggcagagccccctagtttttaaagtGTAAATGGTGTATTTGAATCTGCTTATTCAAAAAGAAAGCATTGTGCCAGCATGACAAATGAGCATGAATTTGGACATTGTGCAGTATTCAGCATCTTTAGCAGGTATTTTAGATCTGTTTTTGgaatttttctatgtattgtttattttccAAACTTTCATTATTTGTCCATATTTTGCTCGTTTGCATCTCAATAACATCATGCCATAGTGTAATGTCAGGTTTCAGAATCTACGGATGTGTTGAAGCATTTCGTTGCACACACGTCCATTAATGGCATGGTTTATGGCCAGGGCTGCAGCACTGACTTGCTTCACTTTAATTAAAAACTAAAGGCAGGACACTATTCAAAAAGAGTGTAAAAGAATTACAGGCTCCCACCTAAGCCTTCAAGACAACAATTTCTAATTTGCCCTGTGATgcaattaaaacacaaaacaaaatataaaggtttggggattagcCCCTTGTAATAATTTGTTTGGTCAAGATGATAGATTTTCATTTATCAGACATTCGACAACCGTTATTTCTTCTGTCAG
The sequence above is drawn from the Erpetoichthys calabaricus chromosome 3, fErpCal1.3, whole genome shotgun sequence genome and encodes:
- the LOC114649562 gene encoding solute carrier family 35 member G3-like, whose protein sequence is MFFPHSLSITDIWTVEVISEDGDWPQDATSSGDESQRSERKETPPMENLRYCELSDSAKGVLVALLVGGVIAGFIPILSKLAESVETVSPLQILLLRCLLHLVVCAFLPCHRENRTLLCLGPRVTWQRSIIFGFIQVISVGCAYTSFIEVSAGIAATVRKGSFAISSTVMVLCIAHSHLSGYTYFGLFCTLLGLVITTLPSFIHSHNRIDMKAILGYTLACLGGTARAVGLSIFQSFTHKAKFNSSLFTFGLVGTIICGPALFFIPLIWPVRVPTWLCMSAVAILGLVIFLATNYAVTKIHPVLVCGLLQSEVVVSFVLQSVILKEAVSVSEIIGSCVIVVSVILLIVESVRHNTLPNSIETPESCQEEKAVLPPPSEGDT